The Haematobia irritans isolate KBUSLIRL chromosome 1, ASM5000362v1, whole genome shotgun sequence DNA segment caaatctgttggttaagctacagttgtagtttagtcaatgcatggctgagataaaaaaaaaaaaaaaaaaaaaaaaaaaaaaaacaacaataacgattgaagagaagccaacaataacaaacaaaacgaaaattttatttctatagaaaattttttcaaaattttacttctatagaaaatttcgttaaaatttttgtccaaatattatttttatggaaaattttataaaaaatgttatttctatataaaattttgtcaaaatgttatttctatagaaaattttgtgaaaattttatttctatagaaaattttgtgaaaattttatttctatagaaaattttgtcaaaattttatttctatataaaattttgtcaaaattttaattctataacacaattttgtcaaaattttatttctatagaaaaatttgtcaatattttatttctagagaaaattttgtcaaaattttaattctataacacatttttgtcaaaattttatttctatagaaaaatttgtcaatattttatttctagagaaaattttgtcaaaaaaaattatttctatagaaaatttagacaaaattttattccaaaatttatttttgtccaaattttattttatttttgtaaaaaattttgtcaaaattttaattctatagacaattttgtcaaaattttatttctatagaaaattatgtcaaaaaattatttctatagaaaattttgacaaaattttattccaaaatttatttttgtccaaattttatttttatgtctatagaattttttgtgaatatataatttctatagaaaatttttccaaaattttatttctatacaaaattttgtcaaaatgtgatttctttaacaatttgtcataattttatttctatgaaaaattttgtcaaaattgtatttttatagaaaatttggtaaaaaacagatttctgtagaaaattttgtcagcattttatttctatagaatattttgtcaacattttatttctatagaaaaaattttatttttgtagaaaatgttgtcaaaattttatttctatagaaaattttgtcacaattttatgtttatagaaaatatgttttttgtttttatttaaaataaagcacACCTTAAAactaaatacaaatttattttctttttataaattttataaattaattttcttttaattttttattttttccgcaCACTAAATTCAATATACATTTACCGAGGCGAACAAGCATAAGAATGAAGATcagtattattaaaataaatccacCTCCAAGAACAGCTGCACAATCCCAGCTACGTTTTTGCCAGAAATTCAAATACTGAGCTGGAGATCTTAGATAACCAGCACCATGATGCCTTAGAACATATTCAGTCCAATATATGGCCTTTTCCAAAGGATACATGGGTTGATCACGATAACGTTTAGACATTTCTTGGGCCTTTTCGCTATATTCGGGATTTCCCATAAGTTCTTTAATGGTTGCCAAAAGATTGGATTCATTAAGCTGCTGATAGCGCACCGATAAAGCAAATCCTTGTTGTTCAGCTCGATTCACATTAACTTTCTGATCATAGAAAATGGGAATACCCAAAATAGGTTTACCATgataaattgattcaattacacTGAGTAGGCCACCATGGCTTATGAATAACTTGACCCTGGGATGGGCCAAAATATCACCTTGGGGAAACCATTTACTTACGAAGACATTGGCAGGTTTATCGGCTAGCAAGGAAGGATTttcaaatttccataaaattttataaggcAATTGAGAGAACACCTTTAGAATTGCATTTCTAATAGGTAAAGGTAAATCTTCACTTTTCACATTGGATCCCAACGAAAAGTAAATGGCATCCTCTGAAGATCCTGTAATGAAATCTTCAATATCTTTGGGCACCATTTGGGGTTTATGTTGTAAATGAAAACCCCCCACTTCTATCATATTTGCCACATAGGGTCTGGGATAACTCAAACTGAAATGTTGGTTAAGAAGTataagagaaatattttgtcgaatttcCTCTAATGATTTACTggcatttggaaaatattctctaaaaatttgatCATGCTGAGGATTCAGCATGAACTCCCTGTGTATGGCCATTAAAATATTATGCCACATATTCTCCAAGCGTTCCGAGAAATTCATACGTTCCGTTGAGCTGCCCGTATGCAATGGTGTATAGGCCAATGGAGAAATATTATCAACTAAAGCATCTATATAAGGATCCGTGCCATACGAAGAGAATCCTATTAGGGGAGCCTTGAAGTGATCACCGAAACCATACAAAGCATCAGTTTGCAGAGCTTCCACAATAACCAAATCGAAATGTTCATCCGGAGATTTTAAAAGCTTCTGGACTTTTTCATTATTCAGGACATCTTTAACCACCGAGCTGTAATACCAAGAGAATCCAATGATTTCTTCGAATTTGTTCATCTTGACATTGACATAGGCCAGCACATCTGGAAATATAAAGAAAGTTGtatatttgagaatttttttatgtgaaCAATAGTCGTGTTTTGTAGTGTATGTAAaatgggaaaattgaaatataagGAGAGGGTCAGTTTCGACGAATACGTAATAATTAATAATGAAAATGCAAGTTGGAGATTGGAAACATCGGAGTACaacatcggacgaaatttgctcctccatgaggctccggaggtcaaatctgggaatcgatttatgtgggggctatatgtaattatggaccgattgtgGGCTAATTGTTGCATGTGTACCAGAGGTCATATGCGAACacaaaataccaaatttcaaccgaatcggttgaaattatTGTCATCGCCATCCGATAGCTGCCATATCAATGAACACAACTCGAACAAATAAGGAAAACTCGTCGTCATCATATAATGAACGATTAATCCAAGAATAGCTAAGAAACATATATCgcatattgaaatttggtaaaagaaAACATGGTCGTTTGAATTAATAACCCGTCTTGTCAGATACCCTGTATCTtccttagaaatcaaattttggcaaaattttctatagaaataaaattttgccaaaaattttctacagaaataaaattttgacaaaattttctatagaaataaaattttgacaacattttctatagaaataaaattttgacaaaaatttatatagaaataaaattttgacaaaatttttctatagaaataaaattttgacaaagttttctagagaaataaaatttggacaaaattgtctatagaaataaaatttggacaaatttttttttagaaataaaattttgacaaaattttctatagaaataaaatttagacaaattttctatagaaataaaatttggaaaaaattttttatagaaataaaattttgacaacattttctacagaaataaaatttggacaaattttctatagaaataaaatttggacaaattttctacagaaataaaatttggaaaaaattttctatagaaataaaatttgaacaaaattttctatataaataaaattttgaccaaattttctattgaaataaaatttagacaaaattttctatagaagcaaaaaaatttgacaaaattttccatagaaataaaattttgacataattttgtatagaaataaaattttgacaaaagtttttattgaaatgaaatgttgacaagattttttatagaaatgaaattttgacaaaataaaataaaataaaatagaaatgaaatttaggaataaagatttggcaaaataagattttttctatttggtagttttttcggtaaacttttataaaaaaaaaatggtagatcatttttggctgtagtggcaaccgtggtaagTGGCCTTGTTTTTCCGCGACAAAATAAATCGACATTACTAATTTTAGCttctattaatattttagaCAGTGACAGATGGACAGTGAGTCTATTATTCAATTGAGTATTTAACATCATAACGTTTTGatagttaatattttattttaatatttttaaataattttcaccaTGATCATCACAATGATTGTAGATGGTACGAGATTCATTTAGTAGGAGAAAACTCACTTGTCCAATTTGATAACATATaagattgtgaaaaaaatatttttttgttttcgaaatTAAATCACGTTCTACGGGCCCATTTTTATGGATCatataatgtttttcttttccttggtggcggggtataataagtttgtcattccgtttctaacacatcgaaatatcgatttccgactatataaagtatatatattcttgatcagggagaaattctaagacgatataacgatgtccgtctgtctgtctgttgtaatcacgctacagccttcaataatggcgctatcgtcccgaaatttggcacagattagttttttgtttgcagcaggtcaagttcgaagatgggctatatcggtccaagttttgatatagtccccatataaaccgacctcccgatttggggtcttgggcctataaaaaccgtagtttttatcagatttgtctgaaattgaaaatctagaggtattttaggaccataaggaggtgtgtcgaaaatcgttcgcatcggtccatgttttgatatagcccccatatagaccgatctcccgattttgcttcttgggcgtctagaaactatatttaccatccgatttacctgaaattggaaatctagaggtattgtgggactataaagaggtgtgtcgaaaatggtccatatcggttcatgttttggtatagcccccatatagaccgatctcctgattttgcttcttacgcgtctagaaacagtattttctattcgatttgtatgaaattgaaaatctaaaggtattttgggaccataaagaagtgtgtcgaaaatggtccgcatcggtccatgttttgatacagccctcatataaaccaacctcccgatttggagtcttgggcctataaaaccgtagtttttatccaatttgccagaaattggaagtatagaggtatttgagaaccataaaaaggtgtgccgaaaatggtgctcatcggtccatgttttggtatagtccccatatagaccgatatcccgattttgcttttagggcttctagaaactatatttaccatccgatttgcctgaaattggaaatctagaggtatttgagtaccataaaaaggtgtgccgaaaatggtgctcatcggtccatgttttgatatagcccccatagagactgattacccgattttgcttcttgggcttctagaaactatattttctatccgattttcctgaaattgaaaatggagagttcttttgggaccataaaaaggtgcgccgaaaatggtgcccatcggtccattttttggtatagcccccatatagaccgatatcccattttgcttcttgggcttctagaaactatatttaccatccgctttgcctgaaattcttgagctacaataaactgtatttattacatgatttgtctgaaattcgaaatctagaggtatttttagaccacaaataaacgtgccgaaattgaggtatatcggtccattttttggtataacccccatatagactgatctctcgatttttacttcttgggcgtctggagactatattttctggccgatttggttgaaatttaaaatctgggggtattttaagatcacaaatatgtgagtagtaaatggtgtctatcggtccatgttttggtatagcccccatatacaccgatctcccggctttatttcttgggcttctagaatacgtagtttttatccgatttgctagaaattagtaatctataatacaattttagacaaacgaaatttctttttcttataatgTGTTTTCGTTtaatcaacgattgtctctaaaatttgtgtcaaaagaaaactttgcttgtctaaaattacgtttctcaaaaaagaaaacacttttttcagggtacagcaggcgcactgatcttgaaaattgcttcaaactgaaagtaaaagttccagattttactcatcgtatttaaataaatgcgaaacaatctacagatttaagatttaaatcaaggcgtaatttcaacatatacacgatatgtttatattttctctaaaactcaaacaaaattggttctcataaatccagaatcttatctggtcttcataggtagaatctttaaagtttgtcttcgggagctggctcgtttgggataAGATTTGtcgtcaaaccccctacaattctatatattatcaagtaacccactacgacgaagagttttcatagtaaactattatacttgattcatggtggtgggtatctaaaattcggcccggacgAATTTACtgttttatatacttgtttcatataatgtgtttacaatttttatttttttttatttctttgttcaACAAACCTCCAACATACTTCATCACTTCATGAACTTCTATATCGCGATAGTTTTTTACCGGTGTCTTCTGGGGGAAAGCATTAATAACTGTTAGCTCATGGCCTCGGGCGGCTAATGCCTTTAGATAAGGTTGAACCACTATATATTGTGAGGGTCCCGGAaatggaaatatggccaaaatttttgCACTTTCATTTTCATTCACTTTATAaagtaatattaataatatggGTACAAcgtaattgaataatttcattttctcttttcactaaacaaacaacaaacaagCAGTTTTTGATTTGAATGCCTTAGTAGTCTACGGAATACTAAAGAAACACTTCACTAGGTGATTCCAGATTAGCGTTGCATTGGATCATTgaacaaaatgtcaaaattaattatatggttgtttttgttgttgtctttaTCAAACCCATTCTGGTTTTGAGTTAGATCATTTCTGTTgtgagaaatgattttttttagattgtaTTTATTTGTTAGAATTGTTTGTCTTTGTGTGTTTAGAAATTGTTTGAGCGAATAAAAAATAGAACAATAGGCCATATAGATATAAagaaagcaaagaaaaaaatcccatTAAATGAAATAATGGTGACAGAGAAGATTCATTTTTATATCctacacaggaaaaaatatcaccaaaatatttccaataaaaaaaaataattgaggttgaaatggtaaacaaataaaaaactacaataaaaaagtgaactcaatgtgacactaaagccaatttaattgtaCTTTAgtccatggaattattatgttttaaaaaagtttccttGACTTAAATGATGTTTTGCGTACGTCAGTTAAATGATCTAAATAAGcgtgaaaaattatacacaattgaagtataaagaattaaaaacaaaaatgtatttcccacaaaataatttagaattttttaaaatttaatttaatttaaatttaccatcaatagtatataaataaatttattttacagtGAATTAATAATTCCACCTCAGCCCTAATACAGCGAAAGACTGCACATATATCCAAATTGCTGCGGGAAGACACCCTctgattaattttattttaattgatcaAAATCATCTAACATCTAAAAGAGTTCAGTGGAGCGTAACACAAATATCTTCTCATAGTACTCTCTTTTGTGTTTGCCTAAAGATTTCAATGGAGCATAACAAGCAATTAATCTCTTATACTCTCTTATTTATTTGATATAACGAATGCGATGACTGCCAATTGTGAATGACTGTGGATTTTGATCAGTGTGCTTTTGCATTGTCATAGGCAAGTTGCTTGAAACGGCTGCAAAATGTTCGTATGGGATTTAAATATCGACTTTTTGGCATTTTTAATACCAATGATATATTTTACTAATGggtaaatttggttgacatttggaATAAATGTTTCTtcccatttatttattttatatatgtgatttatatctaaatctgatccgatttcgatgaaattctgcagacttaaagggtggtaTATTAGATaactttgtgtcaaatttgacgaTCGGAGCGCAATGTGACACCATTTGTtgaaattgggcgatacatatatatgggagctatatctaaacttaatccgatttcttcaaaattcaatagcgtttgtgtCAAaacaacaccgtgtaccaaatttcatcaaaatcggttaacaaATGCAACCGGAATCCTACGAGCACAAAATACATTTGcgcacggacggacaccaagggcttgaTCGACTCAGGGtgcgattctgagtcgatcggtatttaTTTGATGGGGTCTAatcaatcaatatttttgtaGGCAGcttttttgacagatcaaagttattatactctgaccactttctggtgtagggtataaaaatcgcaaaagtggattaaaaatttataaatttcaaaaactttatattttaaaCTTATCTCTTAAGCTTAACTTTACATAACCccgtaagaaaatttttaaaaatcttttcAGTTTAACTGTTATtaatttttgccacaaaaaattggtcaaaatacccATAGTGGAATGCAGGAAATAAATGGTGAATTTATgtcgttttcaaaattttggaaaggtcCAAAATTGACTTTTCTTAATTTCGCATTACGACTTTcgtaaaagtcgacttttcaacatttttgaaaaatttaaaaaagttgacttttctcgttttttatacccaccaccttagaatggtgacgggggtataataagtttgtcattccgtttgtaacacatcgaaatatcgatttccgactatataaagtatatatattcttgatcagggagaaattctaagaggatatgaccatgtccgtctgtctatctgtctgttgtaatcacgctacagtcttcaataatgaagcaatcgtgctgaaattttgcacaaactcgtcttttgtctgcaggcaggtcatgttcgaagatgggctatatcggtaaaggttttgatatagtccccatataaaccgacctcccgatttggggtcttgggcttatagaaatcgtagttttacccaattttttaaatctagaggtattttaggaccataaagaggtgtgccaaaaatggtgagtatcgctccatgttttggtatagcccccatttagaccgatctcccgattttacttcttgggcttatagaaaccgtagtttttatccaattttcctgaaattggaaatattctggtatttaaggctcacaaaaacgtgtatcggattaagtttttatcggtccatttggtaatgcctccatatagaccgatttcacttcttgagagtatagaaggcgtaaaatttctatattttatttctcggctaaaaatctacagatttaagatttaaaatcaagacgttattttataattttcttgcacacttacaagagatgttaatcattcttctaaaactcaaacaaaaatggttcttataaatccagaatctgatgtagtcttcatatgtaaaatctt contains these protein-coding regions:
- the LOC142220268 gene encoding UDP-glucosyltransferase 2-like, translated to MKLFNYVVPILLILLYKVNENESAKILAIFPFPGPSQYIVVQPYLKALAARGHELTVINAFPQKTPVKNYRDIEVHEVMKYVGDVLAYVNVKMNKFEEIIGFSWYYSSVVKDVLNNEKVQKLLKSPDEHFDLVIVEALQTDALYGFGDHFKAPLIGFSSYGTDPYIDALVDNISPLAYTPLHTGSSTERMNFSERLENMWHNILMAIHREFMLNPQHDQIFREYFPNASKSLEEIRQNISLILLNQHFSLSYPRPYVANMIEVGGFHLQHKPQMVPKDIEDFITGSSEDAIYFSLGSNVKSEDLPLPIRNAILKVFSQLPYKILWKFENPSLLADKPANVFVSKWFPQGDILAHPRVKLFISHGGLLSVIESIYHGKPILGIPIFYDQKVNVNRAEQQGFALSVRYQQLNESNLLATIKELMGNPEYSEKAQEMSKRYRDQPMYPLEKAIYWTEYVLRHHGAGYLRSPAQYLNFWQKRSWDCAAVLGGGFILIILIFILMLVRLGKCILNLVCGKNKKLKEN